tatcctttacaGGTACATGAAAAAGATGTAATAGGAATAACACATCATCCACATCAAAATTTACTGGGGACTTACTCAGAAGATGGACTATTAAAAATATGGAAACCTTGATCAAACTGTTTGATAATTAATGTGACATTTGTTTGAAAGACTAAGTGAAGAAAACATGTTTGAGATGGTCCCTGAAGTGTTTTAAAcactatgaaatatttataatgttcttaaaattgatatttaacgGATGTTTACAAGTCTTTAGTCTTAATATTCAGAAGAATTTTctcagcaatttttttttaagttggtGGTGTGGAATAATTTTCTGTTAAAGTGATCAGTGAAACTTTGAATTGACAGTATTAGTCAGAGGAATTACCAAATGAGACTTGGCTCAAGGAAATCCTATACACATATTTTTACACATTCTGGAGGAAATAACATATTGGATGTCTGAGCTTATAAAGCTAAAACATACCTTAAAAATATGATTCTACACTgttaattcaaaatgttttgcaaTGATTTTAATATTGGGTAAAAAtcactgaaaaagaaaaaaacccaacaaagttgatgttttttaaaaagattgcaACATTGAGGTTTATTTTTATGCTTTCAGACTGAAAAAGTTATAGCATTTAAGTGATCTTAaggattttatcatttttgttgtcactgtaaatattcattatgtataaataaatatataaaatgtcaataaaaatagaagatatttgtattatgcttgattttttattctaaattatattgttgccacaacttttttttggtttggTTGCTAGGCTGATATAGTCACTTGTATTTGGAAAAACTTTAGgaatgtttggtcctcaatgctcttcaattacgtactttatttgttttttttaacatttttgatttgagcgtcactaatgagtcttttgtagacgaaatgcatGTTTGGCGtaataataaaactttaatcctggtatctatgatgagtttatttggcaTGAATGTTTATTGTTTGCTAAAGTGACAGAGTTTTCTTGGTAATTCATCTACACGAATCAACTGCCTTTtcacactgaggttgtgagatCTAACCCTCATTATGTCTTGGATTCATTTGCCAGTTTTCTTTCCAAGCTAGTTAGTTGTCTTCAAATACTCCTGCTTTATACACTAATAAAATTTGACTGCAGGATATAACAAATTGTGCTGAAATTGATTTCACTcaactaaaaaaataaccaatcaGCCAATCCATTGCTGTAGAGTTCAGAATGGTCTGATGGTCATTGCTCAAAAGTTGAAAGTTGGAGGTGTGCAGTGGTGTCAACTTTTAAAGAAATGGATATCCGAACCATGAATCTGTCATATTATTTCTCTATGCTTTTTCTGTACTGACAAAGTCACTTAGCACCAGTTTTCattgtttgaaaactttaaaaaaaaaaatcatgaaattgcCTAGGCTACTAGTATCCAATAACATTCATTCAGAAAAATAATCAGgaactatattatatattaaaacatagattttaatcattttcatGTTGCAGAGGACAATAActgtaaaaatacataaatttaaaaagtagaaCAAAATGACAAGCATCATTGGCTTTGAATTTCAAACTGAAATGTCTAAACTCCTGCATCAAACAATGGAATTCCAACCAATTGAAATGgcgatatttttatttttggttcaaaaaataaaattacccaTAGTCCTTTGATTTATTAGACAGCACATTTTTTGACCGATGCTCAATCTTGCATGGAGGAATGGGGCAAACTTAATATCACCTTGTTTGTCCATCCGTTagtcaaacatatattttcatcGCTGTTTTCTCTTGTACTATTGGAAAGAATGACTTCATAATATGTCCTCCGCTAGACTGAAGAAAAACGGGACACATTTACTTCCACAAGACACTGACAACAACATGGCAAAAAATACAAGACGACGAAAAGGCAACAAATAGATAtcggaagatgtggtataagtgccaatgagacaactctccattcaagtaacaatttataaaagtaaacaattataggtcaaggtacagctTCAACTTGATATAAAAGTCCACAAAACACTACGCACTTAACAAAAGATGATGACCTGTAACATATGAACGGTTATAAGAACTGTAAAAGACATCAGAAAAGGGGGTCGATAACAATACAAATTGATGTAAAGACAATCATTTTCTGTCCATTATGAAATCCAAGGAcaattttaagatttatttgtTTCTGGTAAAATGTTGTTATTCTCACATacgttgtatatttttattatatggtAGACTTATTATCACTGaatcgccgcgatatagcctttttgtgctaatgcggcgtaaagcaaccaacaatcaatcaatattatcactgaactagtatttatttgtttagaggccagctgaaggacacctccggtgtgcgggaatttctctctacattgaagacctgttggtgaccttttgctgttgttatttctatggtcgggttgttgtctctttgacacattccccatttccattctcaattttattatactgAAGCACAGGCTTTCTTTACTAAGATGAGGTTATTGTCAAAGCTTTAATCTACTTGATAGAAATATGACAAATAACAATTGTGAGTAacacaaatgtttttaaaatatactgactgcaacctaaaataaaagaaactcaATTTTAGTTTAATTAAGTAAAGAATTAAACAATTGGACGAAGAATAGCATTaatgtgttgatttttttttttaaccaaagcTGACTTTAGACAGTTCCTATAATTCATTTGATcttaaaaaaaaggcaacagtagtataccgctgtttaaaacaacataaggacatttaagaaaacatgttgagttgaacctggtttcGTGACTAGCAAAAGCTCGGGATTTTTGACAATATGTCTTTGAAAAGTTTGTgatcatgtgtttttttttattcgtgttgattttttttccaaccttgcagaatttttttttaaagaagttaccagtgaattcaatttaaaatactTTTGCACGTTCAGATATTTTCATTACATCAACTTTAAATTTTGTTGTCTCAATCCTTTCCATAATTATGTTCTATGcttcatataattttatttctgttttgtattCATAAGGGCTTGATAAGCATTGATAAAACAGCTTTATATCACCCCttaatagttataaaaggtaccaggattataatttagtacgccagacgcgcgttttgtctacataagactcatcagtgatgctcatatcagaatatgtataaagccaaacaagcacaaagttgaagagcattgaggatccagaattccaaaaagttgtgccaaatgcggctaaggtaatctatgcctgggataagaaaatccttagtttttcgaaaaaatcaaagttttgtgaccatgaaatttaaaaaaattaccacattaccTCATCTATAACCCCTTGATTTTAGCAACTACTTCTGGTCAACTGatacaataattttgaataGATAATATTTCATCCGGTTTCAAGCTATCTTTCGGTGTTCACTTTTGctaatttaaaaatagataacTTTTATATGATGACTAGCCATAAAAGATAATAGTAGAACTAGTGTACAGTCAAATAATGAAAGACTTACCTGAAATTGACACTGGTTGCTTTGTTCTTGCTGGGGATGTTGTGTCCATCAGTTCTGGAAGTAAAATATGAACAGTTACTGCACATACAAATTGTCCGATCACAAGAAACCTGCACATGCATTTAGATCTTAAcgataaaatttcatcgaagcCTCAAGTGAAATTTTCGTCCAAGTCTCATGGTATGCATATTTTGATTATACGGTCTGAATGTAGATTGCCGTTTACAAGTCGACCATATAGACGACACCTCacctttttgatataaaaacaacTTGGCAAACAAATTATAAGTCGCAACATAAAATTAtgacaaacataaaatatttgaaaagataCTCCAGAAACAGTTTACAGGAAGCCAAACACTTATTATGCAAataacgaaataaaacaaatgtatgcAAGGTTGGagataaaaattttgaacctACATGAGAAATTAAGTGCTTTGTCCAATACCCATCGTGGTTGACAGGagaaatcaaactttttttactGACGAACTATTTCCAATCGAACATTTCAAGACATATAGAAAATCAGAGAGAAAAACATACCACTGGTACTTATTTTAAGGAATAACTTAATCTTGTCTATGTTGTCACGTGCTGTCAAAGAAATATCAGCCTCTTTTTCATGAATGAGATAAGTTTTCATAAGTTCCTGCTGGTCACAAATTTTACCATTGTTAGAAATTTCCAGTGTTATACGATCACATTTGTTAGTCAGGTAGCCACACTGGCCAGTCACATGATCACAACTACTCGAATTTGATTGAGGTAATTTAACATCAATAATTTGCAAAAGAAAACTGAATTGTGAAGTCACGTGCCATTTGCAGAAAGCATCACGCGGGCACCAGTTTCCATAGAATGGTGTGATAATGAAAGAGGTTAtgttagatatatttatatttccacCACAccctgaaatgataaaaaaagaattctACTTATCACTGcagtttttgtacttttttatatactgaaaatgaagctaaatataattataaatatcgTTGGTTTCGTTCACCAAAGATTCCAGGTTCTGCCATTGTCGAGATAAACACGCATGCTTTCAGACGATGTGATGGTTAATTAGAATTTGAGTATTATTCATAGATATACTATTCAAAATGCTTCTTGTTGATATGTACCAAATTTGTCCATTTTTTAAAgagtatatattttatgttttttttcaaatctaattTATAGTACGATAAGACGAATTTAAAGACTAAAATACACGCAAATATATAAGAGAGACTAGCCGTGTACCAGAAAATGCAAACACGTGACTTGTTTCCGAACTGGTACCTCCATCTCCATTGGTCATCATCCAAACTTCAAACCTGGTTCCTGGATACTTTGTTGTATCAACTACATAAGAAAACTGCTGTTTTGTTAACAGAATTTTAACTGGTTTCGATGTGAATTCATGCTCATAAAACAAACTGTAGCTTTGTATGAAATCTGTTTTGTATAAAGGTTGCTTCCATGTGACTATCAAACCATACGATGCtggttttattgatatatttcgtGGTTTGTCTGGGGGTGTTCCTAAAATTAGAATTGAAAGCATTATGGTCTTCAAGGTaatagtccatcagctagttctcaaaagcgcgctagttaaggagtttgtgttacaccccagggtaccgcgattttttttgatagaattcaacttcattatcttattgataaaatacaaggtgttagactaaaaaaaaagtgtccaaaagaggaTTAAAAACGTCCCTTCCAATGGTCCCCTCATTTAGCAATCACGACTAAgtaatttgtaattaatttttttcatataaagcgattaaaaaaaataaagtataggttTAAACAACTAAAGAGATACAAAACttatcatattaaatgtaactcggaagattttttgtttaaaatgaaatgttttttacattacaaacaatccgATTTTTAGGGTCCAAATTAAGGCATATTTTCACCTTTCATAATGAAATTCGTTATACAATTACCCGTTTTAGCTAATTAAACTTGAGAATAAATCATTATGCAATGTTTGaatcatttgcagtatttatatatcgtctaaaatatgaattatttaataaaatatatgtacttgCAAATACTCGTGAAATACCGGAAATCACCAAATTAccgtctttgattcagtatacaacatgtacaatgttttCACACATAAGCATTATCAATTTAGAactgaaaacacacatttaattgttggtttatgatgtttttgtgagacaaattattttataaagtgaatgtgtgacgaaatatttatgaaagaaatacaaattaaagtgaTTTTGTTTGCGTTcagaaaaggtgcactctatcgaactcaataaaggtgtgcttgataacattttgtgttGTAGCTGTTAAGTCATTCAATCGACAAACATCGCTTTGAACGAACGTCAAATAGTCAGTTGTGGGGTTTGGCAATACTTTTTACTCTCTTAGGTTTCTTAGAGATACAAAAACATGGCTTTGTtggtttcagtttaaataaagattctgaTAAACGTTGGTTGTTTAATGCACATGAAAGAGcttcaatatcattaaaatgtcTAGACTTGGTAGGAATGGTTAACCCTGAAACATCTGCCCAAAAAGAATTCCAAAAATCTCGAATGAAGCGAGACGAAtttgatgttttgaaattgtttcagacACTGCAGAGCTGGCCAATTCCATTATAACATCTGAGCAGTACAATGGCTTGTTCTCGGGTTCTGTTGCTTCTTCGGAATTAATGTGCGACCTTCTTAACGTGTATGAAAAGGGAAAATTAGcttcagaaattttcattacggaacggcttattcaaaagtcaaccgatatcttcaaaacaccaaaaagaaaatcattgcttacatttttgaaaaaggaaataaaaggcaagcagttaatggctgataagaacaacaaaacattgagagcagatgaaaaaaatgtcGCCTGCTTGTCATAGCCCAGACAAGATAGTTGGTTGTGCGATAGGCTCTCCAGTTTGATTTAGGTCCTCTCCCAATGTCTCTTGCAAACTTTGATTGTacacatgtaatgaaaaattaaaacctgTCCTGAGTGGTCTTTTAGAAAAGGCTTATTCCTTAGGAAAGCATGTGGATCTTTGATGACATGGCAGTTTTTCAAACAATTACTAGGATACAAAGCTCTTTTTTCGATTTggcaattgttattttaaaaaccatccttTTAGTTTCAAAAAGTGGTCCCGCATTGATTTTGTCACTGAATAGCACAATATTCATAACGAAATTAGAACGGCGGGTCCTTGGGAGGGCAAATCATTACGATAAGTCACAATCGTGTTCTTGGGAATGgaagaaatgtttgttagttGGGGGAAACAAAGTTGCTTTTGTtgaattcttttgttttaaaagagtaAAGAATCCTAtagatttacacttgaatgtattgatttatttgtatcacatgatatcacatggaagtatgtgccacaaaatatatgttgaaaatgaaatagcgTACAATGGCTTAAGCTTATAATCAAACAGGAAGCAGCcgataaaaaatgtttcttaataaaatgcaaaaacatgcaGCTGACAAAGGTTACGACTCCATAGTTAAAAAACCTTCTGACACTGTTGTAGAAGTATTGGCTTACTATTTTCATAGTTGCATATCAATTCTAACATTGTAAGTCTGACATATACATCCTCCAAATGCAGATTATTAAATGTGCAATCAATGTGTGCAAACATGGTTAGAATTTTTGTAGAAAACTGCCAGGATTTCGCACAAATACAGGTTGTGATTCAGTAAGTGTTTTGTCTggtaaagaaaaaaagcaaagcaTTCGGCTTTTTGACACGTTATGTGGAGTTTTCAGAAGGTCTATTCCATCTTGGTGAAACCTTGGAAGAGGTTGGCGAAGAGTTTTCAAAACACTCGAGAGGTTTTCGTGTTCTATATATGGctacgaaattaaaaatatcgatAAATAAAGATCAGAACGTTTCGAAATGCAaaagatgcaatgttaaagCACATTAAACAAGCCAACTTTCAGACGAAGATTTGGAAATCTGCTCTCAAACACAACACTGGTCTGTTGCCAAACAACTATGATTGGATTATTTAGAGCGCTATGATCAGTATCAATTTGCTAGACCAACCACCATCGTTAGATGCTTTGGTAATTCTGATGTGCTGTTCATGTAAAGCTGGTTGTGCCAAAAAAAGATGTTCATGTATTCAACAAGGTTTATCCTGAACAGATAGCTGTATGTTAATGCTCGAAAGCTTGTAGATATAAGCATTATCAAATCGTTGATATTGCTAACGATGACGATGAAGATGATGGAAAAGATGATAATTCGGTAGATGCAGGTGCCCAAACTGATGATGATTCTATGGATTGACCTTCTGCGTGACCTTAAAATGTGGCGATGCGgttgttaaattaaaacaaaaaaaaaaacttagaaaccctgacagttttgtgtgttttaatatgtgAGTTAATTCATGATTGTGATGTATAAATTTGTGACAGAATAGTGCATTTCTGGTTGCTTAGGTTTGTGTTTGTCGTTGATTCtcgttgtttttgtttcttatctttaaattttttgttaaaagcctttatatactttatgctgtatgtttcaatgtgaaacaatataccattttatcaagaaaattagaacgtatgcttcttttcattcaaaatcatgacttttggaaattgaccctcccccttttttcttggtcctctacgatttagaaaataattgaaaattagcctgcgttttaataagatatgatgtgttccatttaataaaaagtaaagtaataaatacttggttatttttaaatttttctgtaatagtgtgcaaaacaaaatttttgatataccctGAAATAAGTTCCCTTTTAACCCCTTTTGGAGACTTTTTTaaaagtctaacacctcttaaaatattcttcagatattactctttaaatttataccaaaaaattgcggtaccctgggtgtaacacagaactgaatgtttgccctaccagctgatggacAGAAGTGTAACTTGCATAACAAACAGAAATTGACCCTCTTCCTTTTTTCTTGGTCCTCTACgatttaaaaaatagttaaaaattagcctgcgttttaataagatatgatgtgtcccatttaataaaaagtaaagtactgaatacttggttatttttaaatttttctgcAATAGTGTgcaaaacaaactttttatatACCCTGAAATAAGTCCCGTTTTAaccccttttggacactttttcaaaagtctaacacctcttaaaacattcttcagatattactctttaaatttataccaaaaaattgcggtaccctggggtgtaacacggAACTGAATTtttgccctaccagctgatggactataAGTTATGACTCTTGGCAATTTTTGGATTTAAATATGAGGTATTTACACCGTGCAACGAGACTTTGAATTCTAATACAATATTTGGCAACAAATGTCTTGCTCCGTCCCAAGTTCTCTACTTAGTACGTAATGCTTGTCTGTGTGATGTTTTGTAACAGTATTGAGTCTGGTTTTTTCCTAGTTACGACTTATAACTTCAGCCAATCGGCATCTTTTATGATAATTCTCATAACCACAAGTTCATGTAATAAATTGCCCTCCTCTAAAATATAACCACAAACGCTATTGGTGTATGTTAGGAAAAGAGTCAGGATTTACAAATCTCATGACTGATGAAAAGAAAATCGACTATAAGATGGCTGAGATGTAAAAGGAATGTTCCTAAATTTTTCATCTAAGGAGATAGACATGTTTGAAACAAAGCATATTCTGCTGGAACTGGTGCTGTACAGGCATAAACTATAATTGTAGATAATAGAACTCATGCACATCGCGAGATAGTGTAAAAGAGTGCAAATTGGTTTATTGTGATCTTTTATCAGATTATAGATGCCATATCTCtcctgtataaaaaaaataagaagatttgaGTTAATTGCCAATTATACAACGTACACTCCACCAAAATTCGAATGTATTACCtataagcaattataggtaatgttagttttctatgattcgaaattcaaaataatattactATTACCTACAGCAGAAACACTGAGTATGAATCCAATTCCACCAATATCACCATCACTAACAAACGTTAATCTGACCGTATTACTACGTTGAACTATTTCTTTATTGTATAACCTTCCGCAAAATGGAGAATTTCCCACTTGGAGATAATCCTTCCTACATCCATCAGAGTGTTCTAAATTCAGAGTATCGATGTTAATCTTCAACCAAAGAGAAGCACTCGTGTTGAAAGACCATGTGCACTGGACATTTGGAAGATATGTAGCCTGGCTATGTCCAgggaaaataataatttgtgaCTGTCTTTGTAAGATGAATTTAGTAACACCACAagctgaaaaacaaaacaaaaatatattgcatATCTCTGTGAGAATGAAAATTATTagcgcttttcttgatttacaGTCACCAAGAACGCTCAAACCAATACAGTGAACGTCAATGATCTATTCGTTTTTGAACatttaagtgccagtctgcctaagaatcaggcagtggtgaaaacatgaccaaaaaacccacccaatttgacattgatttcagttcataatattAGTCatgcacaaaaaaaacattcatttccattttctgttctggtaatagaaaaaacaatttggttggaatgcactagaaattaacgaataaggggagataactttgtaatttgctatcattctaaccaattttctaaccaagttatttgatattaccagacacacacaaacgaaagactaatactttttaactcaggatgatggttaGTTTTAAATAGCATGATAAGCTTGGTGGGTTTTTTgtaatcatgttttaatttttacctaaattgcctgattcttacaaagactggcacttaagaGCTTTAAAAACCTATACACGACCAATCATGTCAGTCCCAAAACACTGACTATTGAACTGATGATACTCTCTTCAAAGAATACTCTTGCCTTGTCTCATTTAACTTATTAGAATTCTGTTGTGCTGACCAAAAGCTGATATTCATGAGCGGACGAATGTTTCTAACCACTTCTCAGTGTATTGCTGCAAAATAGCAGCAGCTATTACAATACCGTAATGTTGATCTATTAGTTTTTGAACATTTAAGagctttaaaaatatatacacgaCCAATCATGTTAGTCCCAAAACACTGACTATTGAACTGATGATACTCTCTTCAAAGAACACTCTTGCCTTGTCACATTTAACTTATTATAATTCTGTTTTGCTGACCAAAAGCTGATATTCATGAACGGACGAATGTTTCTAACCACTTCTCAGTGTATTGCTGCAAAATAGCAGCAGGTATTACAATACCGTAATGTTGATTTATTAGTTTTTGAACATTTAAGAGCTTTAAAAACCTATACACAACCAATCATGTCAGTCGCAAAAACACTGACTATTGTACTGATGATACTCTCTTCAAAGAACACTCTTGTCTTGTCTCATTTAACTTATTAGAATTCTGTTTTGCTAACCAAAAGCTGATATTCATGAACGGACGAATGTTTCTACATGACCTACGATAAATTAGTATTACGAT
The nucleotide sequence above comes from Mytilus trossulus isolate FHL-02 chromosome 5, PNRI_Mtr1.1.1.hap1, whole genome shotgun sequence. Encoded proteins:
- the LOC134718114 gene encoding uncharacterized protein LOC134718114 yields the protein MNLESNITGHMVDTSNNRGSKYGITLFLRSQYGESTHTDIIDARSACVNNVSLKPHESFVLESQNNEQDTLCQWNIDVGSDIFWLKISTNHNECTDSILVIANRTLTCKQSKYLSWIEQTAKLRISYRTDSAIGGTGISFIVSIVDKPTNPPDDINVITRGSAIVLSWKRPNVRPEVIQHYIVNYQIGSNSADHMVRTNPNQTFVNIDTAESQGQIFAFKIASETNGGVGHFSKANFIRAACGVTKFILQRQSQIIIFPGHSQATYLPNVQCTWSFNTSASLWLKINIDTLNLEHSDGCRKDYLQVGNSPFCGRLYNKEIVQRSNTVRLTFVSDGDIGGIGFILSVSAVGTPPDKPRNISIKPASYGLIVTWKQPLYKTDFIQSYSLFYEHEFTSKPVKILLTKQQFSYVVDTTKYPGTRFEVWMMTNGDGGCGGNINISNITSFIITPFYGNWCPRDAFCKWHVTSQFSFLLQIIDVKLPQSNSSSCDHVTGQCGYLTNKCDRITLEISNNGKICDQQELMKTYLIHEKEADISLTARDNIDKIKLFLKISTSELMDTTSPARTKQPVSISGHHLLLSA